A genomic window from Algoriphagus sp. Y33 includes:
- a CDS encoding DUF1080 domain-containing protein: MKKRIFTLAVVASALTLSSAAFAQEKTPPAMKPEATEFYTPVPPKVTPGANNTAPPSDAIVLFDGSSLNGFVSAKDGSSPAEWTIENGELVVTKGKGDIQSKLPFGDAQYHVEWSAPTEIVGEGQGRGNSGFFLMGMYEVQVLDSYESKTYTNGQAGSIYKQFPPLAMALRPAGEWNYYDIIFKAPRFNKDGILTSPATVTVLMNGVLVQNHVILKGPTEYIGIPNYKAHPEKLPIKLQDHGNPVRFRNIWVREL; this comes from the coding sequence CTGTTGTGGCAAGTGCATTGACTTTGAGTTCCGCGGCGTTCGCCCAAGAAAAAACTCCTCCGGCAATGAAGCCTGAAGCGACTGAGTTCTATACTCCGGTTCCTCCAAAAGTTACTCCCGGAGCAAATAATACCGCTCCTCCTTCTGACGCTATTGTACTTTTTGACGGGTCTAGCCTGAATGGATTTGTCAGTGCAAAAGACGGTTCAAGTCCCGCAGAATGGACTATAGAAAATGGTGAATTGGTAGTGACAAAGGGAAAGGGAGATATACAGTCCAAACTTCCTTTTGGAGATGCACAATATCACGTAGAATGGTCTGCACCTACCGAAATCGTGGGTGAAGGACAAGGTAGAGGTAACTCCGGATTCTTCTTGATGGGCATGTATGAAGTGCAGGTTTTGGATAGCTACGAGAGCAAAACGTACACAAATGGACAAGCCGGAAGTATATACAAGCAGTTTCCTCCATTAGCGATGGCACTAAGACCTGCAGGTGAATGGAATTACTACGATATTATCTTCAAGGCTCCGCGCTTCAACAAGGATGGTATTTTGACTTCCCCTGCTACTGTTACTGTATTGATGAATGGCGTGTTGGTTCAAAATCATGTAATCCTAAAAGGTCCAACAGAGTATATCGGTATACCAAATTATAAGGCACATCCTGAGAAATTGCCAATCAAACTTCAAGACCACGGAAATCCGGTAAGATTCAGAAATATCTGGGTGAGAGAGCTTTGA